From Halorussus salinus:
AGACAACAACGGGAAGGGAAGATATATGATTCTATCGCCGACCGTATATGTATATTATCTGCCTATATCACCAATACAACCATCGGACCCACCGCCGGAGGGCCGTTACCAGTGGAAGTCCATTGCGTTGCTGGTCAAACCGTACCCGACCCCGTCCGACCAGCGTAATTCCAAGGATAGCAACCGTCCCGCCGAGGAGTCCGTTGATGACCACAACCGGGAGGAGCGGGTGAGCCACGTACAGGATTCGGATGACGCTTACAGGAAGAATCGCCAGATACCGATGAACCACCATCGTTCGATAGTATCGGCCCGGTTTGTCCGGAGCACTCAGCGTCACGCGAACCCCCCTCTGGCTGTTGGGCCCGATGGAGACATGATGGTCCTGTACTGTGAGCCCGCCGCTTCTGGATTCGACGAACGCGACAACCGGCACGTACCCGGCGTTCGAGAGGTTTAGCGTAACGGTCTCATTTGCACCTGCTGGAATGCCTCCCTCACTAGGACTTGATGGGTCAACGCTGTCAAAGGGGACCGACTGGGGACCACTTGTCAGAAGCATGCTCGCGGCGGCGACTGAAACGATAATCACCGCAAGTGCAAGGAGTATTAGTAGTGCACTATATCCGGAGTTTCGGGTTGTGTTGCGGTCGCGGCGTCTAGTAGTACCGTCTAGCCACGCGTCCAGAATGTAGCCAATCGCTGAGAGCGCGAAGAGAAGGTACGCCAGTCCCCGCATGCCAAGCGAGGACTCCAGTCCGAAAAACTCTGTCACCGTCTCTTGAACGGACGAGAGTGCGCTCTGAGTACCGTCGGCGATCATACCGAGATTCGGCACGACGACGACCCGACCGTTTACCTGCAGTGCCACGGCGACAATCTGGGACCGACGAACTGGCGGTTCGCCCGCCTGCTGGTCGGTGAAAAGATTGTTATCACCCCGAGTAACGAATCCTTCGGCTGTACGACCAACAACGCGGTGGGTCGTCAGACTGCCGTCGTGGAGTTTCCGCGCGTGAAACGTCACGACGTCACCGGATTCGATGGGACCACTGAGTTGCGCCGGAATCGCGACGAAGCCGTCGCCGGGCTCCAGCGTTGGCTGCATGCTACCGGTCTCGACATAGCCTAGGACGATTGGTTGTCCAAGTAATGGGCCAGCGAATAGACCGACGATGAGGACCACGACGACGATTTCGACGCTGCGGAGTAGTATCCGTTGGACGCCCATCGCTTGACATCCCAATACTCCAACACTGAGGTGATAAGACTAGGGGTGGTCGGGTTGGGCATTGTTCAGATTAGCTGATTCCACGCGAAGGCGAGGGTTTGCAACCAGTTTTCAGCGGAGCGATGCGTGGCGTGGCGGAAATGATTAGCGAACTGGTTGGTGCGGCGTTTTAATTCTTTGAAGACACGTTCGACGCTATTCCGATTTCCATGTGTTTCATGCTGAAATCGGAGGTGTAACTCGAAGAGCGCGGCTTTGAGCCACGGTGCGCCATCGACGAGAAACATCGCGTCGGCGACGCGATGTTTCTCTTGCAACTCGGTTAGAAACTGCTTGGTCACAACGATAGTTCGTGTCGGATAGAGCTTCACGTGGGGGAATTCGTTGGTTTCAGGGTCGACGGCGGCGTACAGCCAGTAGCGCTGGTCGTTGAGTTGAATCACGGTTTCACCGACCGCAACGTGATTCGGGTTTTTACCATCGGTCGGCTGTAGATCGGCTTTCTGCACCCAATTATGGACGGTCGAGCGACACCGTTCGACACCGAACCTCTCCAAGACAGAAACAGTATCCGAGAGTGATAATCCGGCCGCATGAAGGTGGATACTGAGCTTTATCAGCGGCTCCGGTGTCGCTTCTCGCTCCACAAACTCTAACTCGATTCAATCGCTACACTCGTTGAGGCGGTCGAATTCTGGCATGGACACCTAGAATTTCAACCGCCTCGTTCTTCAACGCTTATCTGAACAGTGCCTCGGGTTGATGATTTCGAATCGGACCCCGTAGAAGATGCAAAATTAACTCTCTTAAAAGAGGTTAGCCCGACTGTGTCTCAAAAGAATGATTCTCGCTACTGGACAGAGGTCAGACGCTTGGCATTGATTTTGACCCACAGGTCGTCTGCGAGGTCGTCCTCGATGACGCGCATTCCGACGAGGAGTTCGGTAATCTGGGAAGCGCTACTACCCTTTCCGCGACTATTGATCGTGTCGTCTGAACCGCCGTCAACCGGGTCGAGCGGTTCACGCCCGTCGTTGTCGGTCACGTTCCCGTGGAAGTCTTTATGACCACTCTTGTAGAAGGCGATACCGGGCGCACTCTCGATGGTGATTTCGTACTGGCCGCCCGTGTTCGCGCTATTCTGGTTCGTCGCTGATCCGAGCCCTCCTTCGACGCCAATCTCAAGAATGTCGTCAAAGTAGTACGTCGAGTCCGGATTGACACCCGCGCCGTTGGTCTCGATGTCGAATTGGATCTTGCCGTCGCTGTCGTAGCTCACGAAGCCGCTGTCGCCGCCCCAGCTATCGTCGTCTTGGGCTTCTTTCAGTTGCAGCATAGCGTTCTCGTCGCTGCTCGTCGTGACCGTGACGTCACGCTTTCCGGAGGCCGCCTGACTGAATGCGCCCGTACCCATCGCCGCTGCACTCCCTGCGCTGACTGCGCCGAGTCCGATTAGGAATTTACGTCGTTTCATGATTGTTGTCACCTTGGTCGCACCCCGAGTCGTCCGGAGTGCTCACTTACAGGTCAGTATCGATACATACTT
This genomic window contains:
- a CDS encoding IS6 family transposase → MELEFVEREATPEPLIKLSIHLHAAGLSLSDTVSVLERFGVERCRSTVHNWVQKADLQPTDGKNPNHVAVGETVIQLNDQRYWLYAAVDPETNEFPHVKLYPTRTIVVTKQFLTELQEKHRVADAMFLVDGAPWLKAALFELHLRFQHETHGNRNSVERVFKELKRRTNQFANHFRHATHRSAENWLQTLAFAWNQLI
- a CDS encoding S26 family signal peptidase encodes the protein MGVQRILLRSVEIVVVVLIVGLFAGPLLGQPIVLGYVETGSMQPTLEPGDGFVAIPAQLSGPIESGDVVTFHARKLHDGSLTTHRVVGRTAEGFVTRGDNNLFTDQQAGEPPVRRSQIVAVALQVNGRVVVVPNLGMIADGTQSALSSVQETVTEFFGLESSLGMRGLAYLLFALSAIGYILDAWLDGTTRRRDRNTTRNSGYSALLILLALAVIIVSVAAASMLLTSGPQSVPFDSVDPSSPSEGGIPAGANETVTLNLSNAGYVPVVAFVESRSGGLTVQDHHVSIGPNSQRGVRVTLSAPDKPGRYYRTMVVHRYLAILPVSVIRILYVAHPLLPVVVINGLLGGTVAILGITLVGRGRVRFDQQRNGLPLVTALRRWVRWLYW